The DNA sequence CCCGTTCCAGCAAGATAGTGGATGCGTAATAACAGTCCGGGCTGGTTCCTGTTGCAGCTATGCCCATGGGCGCCATGGTCACAACTCTCCAGCCGGTCGCAAGCAAGGAGTTTAATTTATCAAGATTGCTCTTATTCCCGTAGCCGTGTTCTAAAATAAAAACCATCTGCGCTTTATTCATAACCAGCTATCTCTCCTTCCACTCAAAATTCCAATAGCACTTCCAGCTCTTTTACTCTTCTTTTTCTAAAGAATATACCGCCGAAAAGTAAATGTACAAAATCGCCAACGTCGGCACAATAACCAGCATGCCAAAGACGCCGCTAATATGCCCCGCGAATAACACGCCAATCATAATAAACGCCGGATGCAGTTTTGTCGCCTTACCGACCAACGTCGGATAAATCAGGTTGTGATTCAATTTAAACATAATAACGTAAAATATCAGCAGCTTCGTGGCCATCAGCGGATCTTGTATCAAAACCGTCGTAATCGCCAACAGCGAAGCGACGATCGGCCCTACGACCGGAATCCACTCGCCCACGGCCGATAAGAAAGCAAACAGCACAATATGATTAACTCCCAACAGCCACCCCACCGCCAGCACCGACAGCCCTGAAATAAGAGATACCGCCATTTGTCCTTGAATATACTTGCCCAGCATAAATGTCGCTTGATCGCAAAATTGCTGGATAACATTACCCGCCTTAGGAAACAATTTTTTCACTCCATTGCGCCCCTTGCTGGCATCCTTCAAGAAATAGAACGTAATAATCGGGATCCCAATCATTTCCGCCAAATTGGAGCTGGTCTGCAAAATGGGTCCGATGGAAGCCTTGGCAAAGGAAACAGACCAAGCCGTTGCGGCCTGTAAAACCTGATTGGCCTGCTCCTGAACAAATTCAGCCGACCCAAGCCAAGGATGCTGCGCTGCCAACACCGTGGCAAAAGAGGCCATATTTTCGGCTATATTGGGCATATCTTTTACAAAATTGGTCAACGCCGGCAAAATACTCCCCGTAATAAAGGCCAAAATCAAAACAAATAAAAGAAAGAATCCCCCTAACGCCAAGGCGATCGCCAATGATTCCGGCAGCTTCTTGCGCAAAAACTGTACCAGCGGCTTCAACAGCACCGCCAGCAATGTAGCAACAAACAAAACAATAAACAGAGGCCGGGCCAATAACGAGATCGTTAAAATCAAAACAAGCAACAATACCCCAAATACAAGAAATTCTTTGGTTTTATTTAAAGAAAACATTTCCTCTCTCCTTCTGCCACGTTCCAAGTTCTACATAGTTATTTGTTCTAAATCAGTCTTTTTCCTGTCTCCTATGGATATTTTTTTGCGAGCTTCACTGCGGCGACTTTTTTGTTCTGTAAATTACACACCAAATGCCAATAAGGGCCTTGAGCTAAAGCCCAAGACCCTTATTGGCTGGCACAAACACGATGTTCTCCTCTATGAGATTTCCAAAACCCCAATTACCCTAAATTTTCAGTTTTTCTTCTTAGCGCCATGTGGGCAAACCGCCACACAGACGCCGCAAACCAGTCCGTCAAATTGCGGATAGTTTTTAATTTTCCAGGCATCGCATTTTTTTACATCGACCAAGCTTTCTCGCAAAACTCCTATAGACCAGGCATTACCCACAATGGCCTGGGCCGGACAAGCTTCTACGCATCGCCGGCAACTGCCGCAAAAATTAGTTTTGGAAAAATCCTGCACAGGCAAGGGCAAGTCGGTAACCACCGTGGAAATACGAACTCTAGGGCCGAACCTTCTAGTAATCAAAAGCGAGCTCCTTCCTAGCCAGCCCAGACCGCTTTTGACGGCAGCCGTTTTATGAGGAAAATCGCCAGCCACATTCACAAAATCCGTTCGTTCGGAAGAAGCAAATGCATGGGCACGATATCCCGTTTGCTCGATTGCCTGTTGAATTTGAAAAGTCAACGCATCTAGCCTCTCATTAACGCTACGATAGGCGTCATAATATACCTGGCCAGGTCCGTCCACAACTGGATCCATAATCGCATCGGAAAGGGGTATGCCGATGGAAACTGCGAAAGGCAGCTCCTGCAAATCCTTGGGCAAGTCCTCTCCGACGTCAGCAAATCTATATAGCAAATCCGGTATTCCTTCCAGCATCGCTATAACGCTTCGTTGTTTTTCCAGCTCTCCTTGCATGAAACCAGCCCCCCTTATTGCTTTATTTCTAAATTATAACCGGAAGGCCTTTCGCTTTTGAAATTCAAATTCCCCATAAGATCATAGAAATCTTTTATATCAAGACTATGGTTCCTGAAGCAATTGAAGCAGGGAGTTTACGAAAGAAGAAAGACGCTTATCCTGCCGAGTAATCGCCCAAAGAGTAATTTGAACCTCCGCCGCCTGCTTCAAAACAACTATTTCTCTTTCATCTTTGACAATAACGCGCGGCAATAAAGCGATTCCTAATCCCTCTGCCATGGCGCTCGTTACAGCGTCAAAATCGCTGTATTCAAACGCATAGGACAAGCCATGCTTTTGCAGCAAGCCGTCACAGAGCTTGCGAAACGTACAGCCCGGCCGAAAATTGATAATCGGATACTCCGTAAGCTTAGAACGCTCTCCTTGGGCTAAAATACTTTTATGACCGCACCAAACAAGCTCATCCGAACGAAGAGTTACAGTCTCAAGATTCTTTTCCTCAATATAGTCATGCACAAGGCCGATGTCGTATTGATTGCTCTTTAAGCCGTGCAACACCGCTTTAGAATTGGCGCAAATTACAACGCTTACGGTTCCCGCTGCCTTGGCTGCTTGCAACTTCAATAAAGCGGGCGATAGGATGTGGTTAATATAATTAGTGGATAAGGCAATGCGAGTAGGCGCCCCTGCGGCGATGCTACCAAGATAATGGAAGGTTTCACGATAAAGCGCCAGCATCTTTTCCGCCGGTTCTACTAAATAACTGCCCGCTTCGGTTATATAAAGTTTTTTCCCAATTCGTTCAAATAAGGGTACGCCAAAATGATCTTCCAGCGTCCGAATTTGCGCCGATACGGCGGGCTGTGTAAAATTGAGCTGCTCCGCTGCTTGCGTAATATTCCCCAGCCGAGCGACCAAGCAAAACGTTTTTAATAATTGAATATCCATATGCACCTCAAGGACGCTAAATTAAATACTCACTAGAACTTGCTTTGTCCTACTCTCTACACAATAACACGAACATACTCTGGAAGCAAAAGCTCTCTTTGCTAGGAAAGCCCCCCTTTGAGCGCTCCTTGGTTAAATGCAAAACATATATTTTCAGATATACAAAAAGAGCCTTGAGCCAAAGCCCAAGACCCTTATAATTACTGGTGCTCCCGAGACGATTCGAACGTCCGACCAACGGTTTAGGAAACCGCTGCTCTATCCCCTGAGCTACGGAAGCCAACACTACGTTACGTATTGTATCATTACGCAATTGCTAGTGTCAAATAAACGACGTCTTAGTGGCCGCCACAACCGCAGCTGCCGCCATGCGAGCCATGTCCGCCGCAAGCGTGGCGAGCGCCCTCTTGAAGCTTGAATTTTTCCATGCCGCCGCATTGCGGGCAAGCTAGCTCATACCCGTGTTTACCGCCCTCCGTGCATGGCGGTTCTTCCCAAACATGACCACAAGCTTTGCATTCGAATTGTCGATTTTTCATTTGATATGCTCCTCCTTCTACATGAACATGTTTTCCTCCAGCCAGCGCTTCTGCAACCTTTCGGCGCGCCTGGGCTAAGAGGCGTTGAAACGTTGGCCTAGAGAGCCCCATTTGGCTGGCGCAGGCTTCTTGATCTAACCCAACGGCGTCTTTCAGGCGGATGGCTTCTAGTTCATCCACCCCTAGTACCACCGTTTCCTCTCCGCCTTCCGCTCGGAAGCGTCGACAAAGAGGCTCTTCTTCTACCAAACCGCAACATCGTTGACGCGCCATAGGCCCTCCTTTTGAGCATATGCTCATTTGATTTCTATTATATTCGCTTTTGCACGCTTTGACAATAAAAAAATGGATAAGCAAATAGTTTGTGTTACTTTTGCTTACCCGCTTTAGGTTCGAAGAAATGTTTTCATCCGATAACTATACATTTCCAAGTTAAACGAAACGACTTTTCAAAACTTCATCACTTCGGCAACATTCACATGTGCCGAAATACAGTTATCGCGATAAATACAGCCATACCAATGCCAAATACCATCACAAAGCGAATTGTCTTTTCTTTCGCCGTTTGCGGTACGTTTTTATCTTTACTCACAGATCTCACCTTCTTTCTGATTATACAATTGCACTTTCATTGTTACACTGGGTCGCTTTATGCATCCCAATTCATTGTTTTGCCTTTTTGTAGTTTTTCCACTCGTCTCTAACCAGCAGAGAACCGAAGAGAAAAAATACGACGCCCATTCCGATCATTGCTTCAGAAACTCCGTTTTCCCCCAAATACTGATAGGCCCAACCGGTTTTTTCAATATCCGTCGGTTTCTGCCCATATACAAAAATGCCGTTTACAGCTGACCCCAATGAAACCATCATTAATAAAATCGCCCTCATCATAACATGTTCCTCTTCCCCGTGAGCTTCATTCCATTACTATATCACCACTATTAATTATAATTAAATAGAAAGAATGTCACCATTAAGTAAAAAAAAGGTCACTATCCCAAAAGTTGCAGGCTATGAACATAAAATGGGCTGACGGTAGACGCGCCAAACCAAGAGACTGTGTTAAAACAATTGTTTCAACACAGTCTCTTGCTTCATTCCTTTAAACCGACGAGCTGCTTTCCGCTGTTCTACGCACCGCCGTCCCTGCATGGGGTTGAATTAGGCGAACCAAGCGGGTTGCAAACCAGTAATCCAAACCCCAGTTAAAAAATACCGCCAGCCGATTGCGGGTTCCTTCCAGGCGCAACAAGTGAACCAACAGCCAAAACACCCAGGTCAAAAAGCCTTTGCTTTGCAGCGGTCCGATTTTCGCGACGGCAAAATGACGGCCAACTGTCGCCATAGCGCCTTTATCTTGATACGAAAAAGTCTGCAAGGGTTCCCCGCGAAGCAAGCGCATAATATTCTCGACAGCCAAGTTAGCCTGCTGCACGGCTACTGGCGCAACCATGGGCAGCAATACGCCCTCTTGTTGCAATCCGGCGGCATCGCCTATGCAAAAGACACCTTCTGCTCCCGGAACCTGCAAGGTCGGCGTTATCAGCACTCTATTCTGACGTCCTCGTTCCACCTGCAGCTGTTCCACTAGGGAAGAAGCTTTAACTCCAGAGGCCCAAATCATGGTATGCGCTGCCATCGCGCTGCCGTCGCGAAAAGTCAGGCAAGCGCCGTCATACCCGGCAACAGCCGTTTGCAAACGCACTTCTACGCCTTTGCGACTCAATGCTTGCCGCGCCGCTTCCGATAAGGCTTCCGGCACCATAGGCAGCAGCCGTTCTCCCGCTTCCACTAAGACCACTTTAATTTCGTCACGCAATAATGCCGGATAATCAGGCAACAGCGTCCGTTCGATCAATTCCGTCAAGGCGCCGGCGCACTCTACGCCGGTAGCGCCGCCGCCGCTGACGGCAAACGTCAGCAACGCCTTGCGACGCTGCACATGCGCTTCTTGTAACGCTTCTTCAAACTTCAACAAAATATGATTACGAATCGCAATCGCCTCGTCAATGTCTTTTAAGCCAAAGGCATGGGCTTGCACATCTTCCATGCCGAAGAAATTAGTTTCTCCGCCTACCGCTAAAATCAAGTAGTCATAGGTGACTTCGCCGCTGTTGGTTTTCACCGTCTTTTGGACAAAATCCACACCGGTAACCTCCGCCATGCGAAACTCCAAATTCTCCTGTTTTCGCAAAAGCGAGCGAGTGGAGCTTGCAATATCAGCCGGCGCCAATGAGGCGGTGGCTACTTGATACAGTAAGGGCTGAAACAGATGATAATGACGCCGATCAATCAACACCACGTCGACATCCTTATCCGCCAATTGACGAACCGCTTGTAATCCCCCAAAACCTCCTCCGACAACAACAACTTTAGGTCTTTGCTGCAATGCTTGCATAATTCCACCTCATCTTCTAGTTTATAACTAAAATAAATCCTTACCAAAATTCCAAAGGCTTTTTCATCTTTTTAGTGATTTTTTTCACTTTCTTGTGTAAAAAAATATATTTGTATACACAATACAGTACCCTTGTTTGTGATTATTTTACCATAGTCGTTTTTTACTGTAAATATATGCAGTGCTTTAATTAATATCTTTTATTCTTTAATAAATATCTCTTTTAAGCAGCCAACACTTTACTTTTTAATTACTATTTTTTGCATTATTCTGTTAACATTAGGGAGAATGTGTACATTTTTATCTTGACTTCATTTTTCCGTTATTGACTCTCTTTTTCTGCTTGTTATTTCCTCTGTATTGATATACAATTTGCTTCTGTCTGCATACAAGCGTATTCCTAAAATATAAGTCAAGCGCAAATCCATAAATTAGGACTATTTCGTCCCGAAAAACCCATTTAAGCAGGACTTCTTATTATTTCAGGCCAGGACGCCAATGCACAATATATAGTGCTAAACATTATTGACCAACACTATATATTCATGTAAAATTAAAATCGGCTTTAAAGAAACCATCTAATTTCACATCTACATAAGGAGGTGACTGGCGCAGCATTCTATGCTGCCGCCTTGCCCATGCTGACTACCATTGTTAAACGTGACGGACGCCAAGTTCCCTTTAATTTAGAAAAGATCGCCAACGCTATTGCTAAGTCTCTGCAGACTGCAGGCATTAACGACAACACAAAAGCTTTGCAACTGGCTACAGAAGTGGTCCATCAAGCTACCTTGATTTATACCAACCAAAACACGCCGCCCAGTGTAGAAGATATTCAAGATATTGTAGAAAAGGTACTAATCAACGCGGATCTAGCTCAAGCCGCAAAAGCTTATATTTTGTATCGCGCCGAGCGTACGAGAATGCGGGAAATGAACACCCGCTTGATGAAAACCTACGAGGAAATTACCCACAGCGCTTCTAAAGAAAGTAATTTAAAACGCGACAATGCCAATATTGACGGCGATTCTTCCATGGGCGCCATGCTGAAATACGGTTCGGAAGGCGCAAAAATCTTCAATGAAATGTATATTTTGAAGCCAGACCATGCCAAAGCGCACAAAGACGGAGACATCCATATTCACGATTTTGATTTTTACACCCTAACCACCACTTGCTGCCAGATTGATATTCAACGCTTGTTCCAGGGCGGTTTTTCTACCGGCCATGGACAATTGCGGGAACCCAATGACATTTCCAGCTACTCCGCGCTTGCTTGTATCGCCATTCAATCGAACCAAAACGACCAGCATGGCGGTCAGAGCATTCCTAATTTCGACTACGGTTTGGCCGAAGGAGTTCGCAAGACCTTTGTCAAGCGTTACCAAGACAATCTGAGCAAAGCCCTGTTTTTTGAAAGCGCCCAAGAAAATGTTAAGGATCTCGTCGTTGAAGCGGCTCAAACACTTTACGAGCAAGAGCAGTTGCAAATTACCTTAGCCAATGACTGCGGCTATCAAGAAAAAGAGTTTTCCTTGCTGAAAAACGCATTCAACACGGCTTTACTAACTAAAGCGCAGCAGTTCGCTTTTTCGCAGGCTGTCACTGAGACGGACAAAGCTACCTACCAGGCCATGGAAGCCCTGATTCACAACCTTAACACCATGCACAGCCGAGCCGGAGCGCAGGTCCCTTTTAGCTCTATTAACTACGGTACCGATACGTCTCTGGAAGGACGCATGGTAGTCAAAAACATTCTATTAGCTACAGAATCCGGTTTAGGCTGCGGCGAAACACCGATCTTCCCGATCCAGATTTTCAAGATCAAAGAAGGCGTCAGCTATAACCCGGAAGATCCTAATTACGACTTATTTAAATTAGCCTGCCGCGTCAGCGCTAAGCGCCTCTTCCCTAACTTCTCCTTTATCGACGCGCCTTTTAACTCTCAATATTATCAAGAAGGCCGTCCGGAAACAGAGATCGCTTATATGGGCTGCCGCACCCGCGTTATTGGCAACCCCGCCGTTCCTTCTCAGGAAATCGTTTACGGCCGCGGCAATCTCAGCTTTACTTCGATCAATCTGCCTCGTTTAGGCATTCTCAGCCATGGCGACAAAGATCAATTCTACAAACGCTTGGATGAACTCATTGATCTTTGTATCGACCAGCTTTTAGAGCGCTTTGAGATTCAATGCCGCAAAAAAGTGCGCAATTATCCTTTCCTTATGGGCAATGGCATCTGGCTGGATTCGGATAAGCTTTCCGCCGACGATGAAGTACGTGAAGTACTTAAACACGGCACGCTGACCGTAGGCTTTATCGGCCTAGCGGAATGCTTGAAAGCGCTCATCGGTCAGCACCACGGAGAAACGGATGCAGCGCAAGAGGCGGGGCTGCGCATTGTTAGGCATATGCGTCAGCGCATGGACGATGCTTCTAAAAAATATGGCCTGAATTTTTCTCTGATCGCTACGCCTGCCGAAGGACTTTCCGGCCGCTTTGTAGATATGGACCGCAAGCGCTTTGGCAGCGTTCCCGGGGTCACAGACCGCGCCTATTACACCAACTCTTTCCATGTACCGGTCTACTGCCCTATTGGCTCCTATAAAAAAGTTCAGTTGGAAGCGCCGTACCATGAGCTTACCAATGGCGGTCATATTACCTATGTGGAAGTGGACGGCGATCCCCTTAAAAACCTTGACGCCTTTGAATCCATTGTCCGCTGCATGAAAGAAAGCGGCATTGGCTATGGCGCCATCAACCACCCGGTGGATCACGATCCGCTTTGCGGCTATAACGGGATTATCGACGAAGTCTGCCCGCAGTGCGGCCGTTCCGAAGGCGAGTCCGGGTCTTTTGAGCGCATTCGCCGCATTACCGGTTACCTTGTTGGCACCCTGGACCGGTTCAATAACGCCAAACGCGCCGAAGAAAAAGATCGCTATAAGCACCTAGCCATTAGCGAGCAACGTTAACTTCAAGACAATATCTTCCGCCTCTCCGTTATAGGATAATGCCTATGACGGGGAGGCTTTTTTTATAAAAAGTTACCCATTTTCGACGAAAAAAAGGAAAACTTTAACAAGACGCTGAATTATAAAAAAGTTCGTTAAAATCAGACTTCACTTGCAGCAGTCAGCATACATGTTAGAACCTAAGGAGGAGTCCGTTTATGATGCAAAGCAATAGTACTTGCAAGCACGACAACTCTTGCTTCTTAAATAACATTGCCTACGAAGCGCTTCTTAATAAAATAAACGATATCGTTCTTCTCACCCGCCTGGACGGTTCCATCTATTATGCAAACCAAGCAGCCGCTGACGCTTATCAATATTCACCAGAGGAAATGCTAGAGCTGTCGTTGCAACAGCTTTGCGCATCAAACTCTGCTACCTATCTCCAGCATCATCTTGCCGAAGCGAAGGCTTCTGACAAAACGATCCATGTCACACATATACGCAGTGATCGTTCTTGTTTTCTTGCTGAAATTCAGACATCTTGTTTCCCGCTGTTGGAAAAACCCTATTACTTGCATATTGTTCAAGATCTTTCCCACGTTAAGGAACTTGATCAGTCCTTAACTTCCTTCACGATCGAAAATCAGGCCCTTCAGAATGACTTATCCGCCGCCTACGAAGAACTATTAGCTTCTGAGGAAGAATTACGTCAACAACTGGATGAGCTGCTCACACGCGACTATACCATCCAGCAGCAGCAATTTTTGCTGCAATCGCTGCAAAAAAGCATGTTCCAAGTACTGCACCATTTGCAGGAAGAAGACATTTTACAGTACATCCTGAAAGCGGCTGCCTCACTGGTGCAAACAAAGCATGGTTTTATACATAAAACAGATGCCGCAGCCCAAGTACATTTCCAGGCCCACGGCTTAGGCGTCCATGCTTGCTGTGTCGGTGTTTCATTTCCCTGGCAGGAAGGGTTAGCCGGGGAATTAATGCGCCAGAGATGCACCATTGTTGAAAATGACTATACCGCATATCAACTGCGTAATGAGCCGCCCACTGCACTGCGTGCGCGTTTCAATAAGCATCACCTCTCCTATCCTGACATGCATGCTGTGGTGCTAACCCCCTTATGGAACAAGGAAGAAATTATCGGGATCATCGGCCTAAGTCGCTACGAAAGCGAGGGGAGTTTCACGCCCGCCGAAGCGGAAGCGTTGGAACAATTTGCCAGCATGGCATCCCTGGCGCTAAATAATTCTAAACTAATTCACTCTTTAAAAAGAGAAAATTTAGTGCGCCGTCAAGCTGAACAACGCTTGCTGAAAAGCACCCATGAAAACCAAGCTCTTTTTGAAGCTATTCCAGACGCGATCTTCACCGTCGACAAAGACGGGCGGTTTTTACAATATAAAGCCAGCTCTATGGCTTTAGCTCTCCCCTCTGAAACATTTTTAGGAAAAACAGCCCATGAAATTCTCTCACCATCTTTGGCAAAAAAAGCAATGCGCTTTTTACAACAAGCTCTTGCCGTTAAGCGTCTCCAAACTTTTGATTTTGAATGGAATACACAGCATTATGAAGCTCGGCTTGTCCCCATGGAAGCAGATAAAGCGATCGCTATTGTCCGCAACATCACAGAACGCTACGAGTGGGAAAAAAAGCTTCGCCACCAAAGCTTACACGATAGTTTAACTGGGCTTTATAACCGTACTTCCTTTGAAGAAAAAATGCAGCAAATAAGTCAAATTCAGCAAACCGCCGGTTTGCTTGTCTGTGATGTAGACGGTCTAAAACTTTTAAACGATACCTTTGGCCACGCCACCGGCGATCAAGCCTTGCGCCAAGTAGCCGAACTATTGCAAGACGCCTTTCCTGCCGACTCCTTTCTCGCCCGCATTGGCGGCGATGAGTTTGCCGCCGTTTTCAACCAGCCTTCGCAAGATTTTTTCCCTACGGTTTGTACCAAAATCCGCAGCGCCTTAGAAAAACACAATCAGTCTCAGCACCGCTTTCCGGTCAGTCTTTCTTTGGGCTACGCCATCTCCTCCGAAAATCCCCCGGACATGTGCTCTCTCTTCAAGGAAGCGGATACCAATATGTACCGCGAAAAATTGCTCCAAAAGCAAAGCGCTAAAAACGCCATAGTCCAGACTCTGGAGCGCGCCTTAGAAGCAAGGGACTACTTAACTGAAGGCCATGGCAAACGTCTGCATGATTTGATGGAGCAGTTTATTGAGTTTCTAGGCTTGCCGGCTTCCCAACTAGCCGATTTGCGCCTGCTAGCCCATTTTCACGACATCGGCAAGGTAGGCATCCCCGATCATATTCTATTTAAACCCGGTCCTCTCACCGAAGAAGAATGGGCGATTATGAAGCAGCATACGGAAATAGGCTATCGCATGGCCAAGTCCATTCCCGATTTTGAACCGATCGCCGATTGGATCATCAGCCATCATGAGCGCTGGGACGGACACGGTTATCCGCAGGGACTCAAAAAGACAGCCATCCCGCTGCCTTGCCGCATTCTCGCGTTGGTTGACACCTATGACGCCATGACGCATGACCGACCTTATCGCAAGGCGGCTTCCGAGAAGGAAGCCGTGGAAGAACTGCTTCGCTGTTCCGGCAGCCAGTTCGATCCCGAACTGACCCTGCAATTTATTAAAATGCTTAAAAACGAGACGCCTTTTTAGTTCTATTCGCAACAAAAAATAAGGAATAGCAGTCATATAGTGGCTGCCATTCCTTATTTTTCATTTCTTGATGCGTTACGCTAGCCTTGCAATTTTTGCAACAGCCACGCCATATTTTCTCCCAGGTTAGTCATATTCGCTATGCCTTCTTGATCGTCCGCCACTTCCCCAGCCGCATTTCCATACCCCATATTCCAATAGGTCGAGCCCACTAAAAACATTTCCTTACTATGTAAAAAGTGATTCAACGTATCGAAAGCGCTTATAGCGCCACCGCGTCGCGCCGCCACAATGGCAGCGCCCGCTTTGTGCCGCAAAAGCCCCCGATTCGCGGCCAGCACGATACTGGCGCGGTCAATAAAGGCCTTCATTTGCGAGGTAACCCCTGCCGAATAAACTGGCGAGGCCAAAATCAATCCATCTGCCGCTATGATTTTCTCCAAACATGCATTAAATGCGTCATCCTCCATAATACACCGTTTGTTTTGACGCGCAATGCAAGCGCGACAAGCAATACAGCCTTTTACTGGATACTGCGCCAAAGAAATCGTTTCGGTTGCAATACCACGGCGGTTTAGTTCTTTATAGACCGTCTGCAAAAGCAGCTCCGTATTTCCTTGCAGCCGCGGACTGCCGTTTATGCCAATTACCTTCATCAAAGTACCTCCTCTTGCAAACTCATCGCTCTTTTATAGTTCATGAAAGGGTACATTCAGTAACGGATAGCTGCGCCACGATGCATAATCAAAATGCCACCATTCTTCCGGATATACCGTAAACCCTTCGCCTGCCATTAAGAGCCGCAAAAGTTCCCGACGTTCGCGCTGCACAGAGGTTCCTCCAGGATACCACGAATAAGCGCGCAGTGAAAACTCATCATAGCCGCTGCCCATAGCCACGCTCTGTCCGGTCTTTCTGGAATAC is a window from the Anaeromusa acidaminophila DSM 3853 genome containing:
- a CDS encoding DUF134 domain-containing protein is translated as MARQRCCGLVEEEPLCRRFRAEGGEETVVLGVDELEAIRLKDAVGLDQEACASQMGLSRPTFQRLLAQARRKVAEALAGGKHVHVEGGAYQMKNRQFECKACGHVWEEPPCTEGGKHGYELACPQCGGMEKFKLQEGARHACGGHGSHGGSCGCGGH
- a CDS encoding LysR family transcriptional regulator, which encodes MDIQLLKTFCLVARLGNITQAAEQLNFTQPAVSAQIRTLEDHFGVPLFERIGKKLYITEAGSYLVEPAEKMLALYRETFHYLGSIAAGAPTRIALSTNYINHILSPALLKLQAAKAAGTVSVVICANSKAVLHGLKSNQYDIGLVHDYIEEKNLETVTLRSDELVWCGHKSILAQGERSKLTEYPIINFRPGCTFRKLCDGLLQKHGLSYAFEYSDFDAVTSAMAEGLGIALLPRVIVKDEREIVVLKQAAEVQITLWAITRQDKRLSSFVNSLLQLLQEP
- a CDS encoding 4Fe-4S double cluster binding domain-containing protein, which encodes MQGELEKQRSVIAMLEGIPDLLYRFADVGEDLPKDLQELPFAVSIGIPLSDAIMDPVVDGPGQVYYDAYRSVNERLDALTFQIQQAIEQTGYRAHAFASSERTDFVNVAGDFPHKTAAVKSGLGWLGRSSLLITRRFGPRVRISTVVTDLPLPVQDFSKTNFCGSCRRCVEACPAQAIVGNAWSIGVLRESLVDVKKCDAWKIKNYPQFDGLVCGVCVAVCPHGAKKKN
- a CDS encoding anaerobic ribonucleoside triphosphate reductase, with the protein product MLTTIVKRDGRQVPFNLEKIANAIAKSLQTAGINDNTKALQLATEVVHQATLIYTNQNTPPSVEDIQDIVEKVLINADLAQAAKAYILYRAERTRMREMNTRLMKTYEEITHSASKESNLKRDNANIDGDSSMGAMLKYGSEGAKIFNEMYILKPDHAKAHKDGDIHIHDFDFYTLTTTCCQIDIQRLFQGGFSTGHGQLREPNDISSYSALACIAIQSNQNDQHGGQSIPNFDYGLAEGVRKTFVKRYQDNLSKALFFESAQENVKDLVVEAAQTLYEQEQLQITLANDCGYQEKEFSLLKNAFNTALLTKAQQFAFSQAVTETDKATYQAMEALIHNLNTMHSRAGAQVPFSSINYGTDTSLEGRMVVKNILLATESGLGCGETPIFPIQIFKIKEGVSYNPEDPNYDLFKLACRVSAKRLFPNFSFIDAPFNSQYYQEGRPETEIAYMGCRTRVIGNPAVPSQEIVYGRGNLSFTSINLPRLGILSHGDKDQFYKRLDELIDLCIDQLLERFEIQCRKKVRNYPFLMGNGIWLDSDKLSADDEVREVLKHGTLTVGFIGLAECLKALIGQHHGETDAAQEAGLRIVRHMRQRMDDASKKYGLNFSLIATPAEGLSGRFVDMDRKRFGSVPGVTDRAYYTNSFHVPVYCPIGSYKKVQLEAPYHELTNGGHITYVEVDGDPLKNLDAFESIVRCMKESGIGYGAINHPVDHDPLCGYNGIIDEVCPQCGRSEGESGSFERIRRITGYLVGTLDRFNNAKRAEEKDRYKHLAISEQR
- a CDS encoding NAD(P)/FAD-dependent oxidoreductase; protein product: MQALQQRPKVVVVGGGFGGLQAVRQLADKDVDVVLIDRRHYHLFQPLLYQVATASLAPADIASSTRSLLRKQENLEFRMAEVTGVDFVQKTVKTNSGEVTYDYLILAVGGETNFFGMEDVQAHAFGLKDIDEAIAIRNHILLKFEEALQEAHVQRRKALLTFAVSGGGATGVECAGALTELIERTLLPDYPALLRDEIKVVLVEAGERLLPMVPEALSEAARQALSRKGVEVRLQTAVAGYDGACLTFRDGSAMAAHTMIWASGVKASSLVEQLQVERGRQNRVLITPTLQVPGAEGVFCIGDAAGLQQEGVLLPMVAPVAVQQANLAVENIMRLLRGEPLQTFSYQDKGAMATVGRHFAVAKIGPLQSKGFLTWVFWLLVHLLRLEGTRNRLAVFFNWGLDYWFATRLVRLIQPHAGTAVRRTAESSSSV
- a CDS encoding AI-2E family transporter; this encodes MFSLNKTKEFLVFGVLLLVLILTISLLARPLFIVLFVATLLAVLLKPLVQFLRKKLPESLAIALALGGFFLLFVLILAFITGSILPALTNFVKDMPNIAENMASFATVLAAQHPWLGSAEFVQEQANQVLQAATAWSVSFAKASIGPILQTSSNLAEMIGIPIITFYFLKDASKGRNGVKKLFPKAGNVIQQFCDQATFMLGKYIQGQMAVSLISGLSVLAVGWLLGVNHIVLFAFLSAVGEWIPVVGPIVASLLAITTVLIQDPLMATKLLIFYVIMFKLNHNLIYPTLVGKATKLHPAFIMIGVLFAGHISGVFGMLVIVPTLAILYIYFSAVYSLEKEE